A single region of the Leisingera thetidis genome encodes:
- a CDS encoding efflux RND transporter permease subunit translates to MVRDLPQTARGLFSYFTRHRTAANLLLVIMLVLGAAAMPNMRAQFFPDVIVESVTVTVEWEGAGPEDVDNAIVQVLEPALLAVDGVEETSSISREGLATLTMEFEPGSDMGQAADDVQAAVDGITTLPEEAEEPEVRRGAWRDRVTDVVISGPVAAGQLGQFADELVSRLFEAGVTRTTIRGVAAPETIVEVPTARLITHDITMRGIADAIAAEVDADPAGDVSGANARVRTGSEKRTPEELKSIVLRTNADGSVLTVGDVASVRIEGVDRNRSYFVGENPAMSIRIDRSDQGNAIRLQAQVQDVVAQMQASLPQGVTAQLIRTRAEHITNRLDILIDNGLMGLGLVLCLLFLFLNTRIAFWVAAGIPAAMFAAVALMYAAGITINMISLFGLIITLGIVVDDAIVVGEHADFRVRRLGETPIQAAENAARRMAMPVFAATLTTIIAFFGLTLVGGRFGELIRDIPFTVIAVLAASLVECFLILPNHLAHALTHAQARHWYDWPNRMVNRGFRWLRDHAFRPLMGMVVTARYAVLAGALAVLASQAALFINGDVQWRFFNAPERGSVTGNFAMTEGASRADTLMMMREMQRAAEALGAEYAERYGRNPLDFVMAETGGNAGRGLSGVEAKDADLLGGISIELIDADLRPYSSFAFVAELQERVVRHPLVETISFRSWRSGPGGDALDVQFAGASVQVLKAASEDLKTALLRFPEVSAVEDNLAYDKEEVILDLTPQGQALNFTIGSLGQALRARLNGIEAATYPDGPRSATIRVELPENELTADFLERTLMRAPSGIYVPLADIVSVTQRTGFSTVRRENGIRVISVTGDISEDDPVRAEAVMQALEQEILPQIASERQVEWQLSGLAEQEQTFLQEAGTGLILCLTGIYLVLAWIFASWTRPVVVMAIIPFGLVGTIWGHFMWEVPLSMFTVVGLLGMTGIIINDSIVLVTTIDQYAEDRGLVPSIIDAAADRLRPVMLTTMTTVLGLAPLLFERSQQAQFLKPTVITLVYGLGFGMFLVLLVVPALVAVQRDLSRPLTALRRALRQGAGRLRWLVLGTALAQLGWLVLALGWPMATGALHPLLRAVPALAAMEPVRAGLLACIAGALLLALLAYLAGSLAYRVSSRQRA, encoded by the coding sequence ATGGTCCGCGACCTGCCGCAAACCGCCCGCGGGCTGTTCAGCTACTTCACCCGCCACCGCACGGCGGCCAACCTGCTGCTGGTGATCATGCTGGTGCTGGGCGCGGCAGCGATGCCCAACATGCGGGCGCAGTTTTTTCCCGATGTCATCGTCGAGAGCGTCACCGTCACCGTCGAATGGGAAGGCGCGGGCCCCGAGGACGTGGACAATGCCATCGTGCAGGTGCTGGAGCCTGCGTTGCTGGCGGTGGACGGGGTCGAGGAGACCTCCTCCATCTCGCGCGAGGGGCTGGCCACGCTGACGATGGAATTCGAGCCCGGCTCGGACATGGGGCAGGCCGCCGATGACGTGCAGGCGGCGGTGGATGGCATCACCACCCTGCCGGAAGAGGCGGAGGAGCCGGAGGTGCGGCGCGGCGCCTGGCGCGACCGGGTGACCGATGTGGTGATTTCCGGTCCAGTGGCCGCGGGCCAGCTGGGCCAGTTTGCCGACGAGCTGGTGTCGCGGCTGTTCGAGGCCGGGGTGACACGCACCACCATCCGCGGGGTGGCGGCGCCGGAAACCATCGTCGAGGTGCCGACCGCCAGGCTGATCACCCATGACATCACCATGCGCGGGATTGCCGATGCCATCGCCGCCGAGGTGGATGCCGACCCGGCGGGCGATGTGTCCGGCGCCAATGCCCGGGTGCGCACCGGCAGCGAAAAGCGCACACCGGAGGAGCTGAAATCCATCGTCCTGCGCACCAATGCCGACGGCTCGGTGCTGACCGTCGGCGATGTGGCGTCGGTGCGGATCGAGGGCGTGGACCGCAACCGGTCTTATTTCGTGGGCGAAAACCCGGCAATGTCGATCCGGATCGACCGCTCCGATCAGGGCAACGCCATCCGCCTGCAGGCTCAGGTGCAGGATGTGGTGGCCCAGATGCAGGCGAGCCTGCCGCAGGGGGTGACGGCGCAGCTGATCCGCACCCGCGCCGAACACATCACCAACCGGCTGGACATCCTGATCGACAACGGGCTGATGGGGCTGGGCCTGGTGCTGTGCCTCCTGTTCCTTTTCCTCAACACCCGGATCGCGTTTTGGGTTGCGGCGGGCATCCCGGCGGCGATGTTTGCCGCCGTTGCGCTGATGTATGCCGCCGGGATCACCATCAACATGATCAGCCTGTTCGGCCTGATCATCACCCTCGGCATCGTGGTGGATGATGCCATCGTGGTGGGCGAGCACGCCGATTTCCGGGTGCGGCGGCTGGGCGAAACCCCGATCCAGGCCGCCGAGAATGCGGCCCGGCGCATGGCGATGCCGGTCTTTGCGGCGACCCTGACCACCATCATCGCCTTTTTCGGGCTGACGCTGGTGGGCGGACGCTTCGGCGAGCTGATCCGCGACATTCCCTTCACCGTGATCGCGGTGCTGGCGGCCTCGCTGGTGGAATGCTTCCTGATCCTGCCCAACCACCTGGCCCATGCGCTGACCCATGCCCAGGCGCGCCACTGGTACGACTGGCCGAACCGGATGGTGAACCGCGGCTTCCGCTGGTTGCGCGACCATGCCTTCCGGCCGCTGATGGGCATGGTTGTCACCGCCCGCTACGCGGTGCTGGCCGGGGCGCTGGCAGTGCTGGCCAGCCAGGCCGCACTGTTCATCAACGGCGATGTGCAGTGGCGCTTCTTCAATGCGCCGGAGCGCGGCTCCGTCACCGGCAATTTTGCCATGACCGAAGGCGCCAGCCGCGCCGATACCCTCATGATGATGCGCGAGATGCAGCGCGCCGCCGAGGCGCTGGGCGCCGAATACGCGGAACGCTACGGCCGCAACCCGCTGGATTTCGTGATGGCCGAGACCGGCGGCAATGCCGGACGGGGCCTGAGCGGGGTGGAGGCCAAGGACGCCGACCTGCTGGGCGGCATCTCGATCGAGCTGATCGACGCCGACCTGCGCCCCTATTCCAGCTTTGCCTTTGTTGCCGAACTGCAGGAGCGGGTGGTGCGCCATCCGCTGGTGGAAACCATCTCCTTCCGCAGCTGGCGCTCCGGGCCGGGCGGCGATGCACTGGATGTGCAGTTCGCCGGCGCCAGCGTGCAGGTGCTCAAGGCCGCCTCCGAGGACCTGAAGACCGCATTGCTGCGCTTCCCCGAGGTTTCGGCGGTCGAGGACAACCTGGCCTACGACAAGGAAGAGGTGATCCTCGACCTCACCCCGCAGGGGCAGGCGCTGAATTTCACCATCGGCAGCCTGGGGCAGGCGCTCAGGGCTCGGCTGAACGGCATCGAGGCGGCGACCTATCCGGACGGGCCGCGCAGCGCCACCATCCGGGTGGAGCTGCCGGAAAACGAACTGACCGCCGATTTCCTGGAGCGCACCCTGATGCGGGCGCCCAGCGGCATCTATGTGCCGCTGGCGGATATCGTCTCGGTCACCCAGCGCACCGGGTTTTCCACCGTGCGGCGGGAAAACGGCATCCGGGTGATCAGCGTCACCGGCGACATTTCCGAGGACGACCCGGTGCGCGCCGAAGCGGTGATGCAGGCTTTGGAGCAAGAGATTCTGCCGCAGATCGCCAGCGAACGGCAGGTGGAGTGGCAGCTGTCAGGGCTGGCCGAGCAGGAGCAGACCTTCCTGCAGGAAGCGGGCACCGGGCTGATCCTGTGCCTCACCGGCATCTACCTGGTGCTGGCCTGGATCTTTGCCAGCTGGACCCGGCCCGTGGTGGTGATGGCGATCATTCCCTTCGGCCTCGTCGGCACCATCTGGGGCCATTTCATGTGGGAGGTGCCGCTCAGCATGTTCACGGTGGTGGGCCTGCTGGGGATGACCGGGATCATCATCAACGATTCCATCGTTCTGGTCACCACCATTGACCAGTACGCCGAGGACCGCGGGCTGGTGCCGTCGATCATCGACGCGGCGGCGGACCGGCTGCGGCCGGTGATGCTGACCACGATGACCACGGTGCTGGGGCTGGCGCCGCTGCTGTTCGAGCGCTCGCAGCAGGCGCAGTTCCTCAAGCCGACGGTGATCACCCTGGTTTACGGCCTGGGGTTCGGCATGTTCCTGGTGCTGCTGGTGGTGCCGGCCCTGGTGGCGGTGCAGCGCGACCTGTCGCGGCCGCTGACGGCGCTGCGCCGCGCGCTGCGGCAGGGGGCCGGACGGCTGCGCTGGCTGGTACTGGGCACGGCGCTGGCGCAGCTGGGCTGGCTGGTGCTGGCACTGGGCTGGCCGATGGCCACCGGCGCGCTGCATCCGCTGCTGCGGGCGGTGCCTGCGCTGGCAGCGATGGAGCCGGTGCGGGCCGGGCTGCTGGCCTGTATCGCCGGGGCGCTGCTGCTGGCGCTGCTGGCCTATCTGGCGGGGAGCCTTGCCTACCGGGTCAGCTCGCGACAGCGGGCCTGA
- a CDS encoding efflux RND transporter periplasmic adaptor subunit: MRFLRQSVTGIFLAAVTAALLLYAGQLVFGAIEAQLTAERKAPPVRERVFAVNVVTADLQTVAPELTAFGRVESRRTLELRTAAGGRVVQLAEDFEEGGAVRAGEVLVQIDPADAQAALDRAEADMMDARAEERDAGRALALAQDELQATQDQAQLRERAFQRQLDLQRRGVGTAAAVETAELAAVQARQAVISLRQAVSQAEARTDQAATRVARARIALDEARRGLEDTTIRAGFDGTLQAVSLVQGRLVSANEKLADLVDPDLLEVAFRVSTAQYARLLDGNGRLLRAPVRVLLDAAGAGLSATGQISRASGAAGDGQAGRLVYARLEAAPGFEPGDFVTVKVTEPEVAAVARVPASALGTDGAVLVLDAEDRLETLPVELVRRQDDEVLIRGSGLEGREVVIGRTPLLGAGIKVRPLRQGAEMQALPELIELSDERRARLVALVEGNSRMPSEMKARMLQQLAEAKVPAQLVTRIETRMGG, translated from the coding sequence ATGCGCTTTTTGCGTCAGAGTGTGACAGGGATATTCCTGGCGGCGGTAACAGCGGCGCTTCTGCTTTATGCCGGGCAGCTGGTGTTCGGCGCGATCGAGGCGCAGCTGACCGCCGAGCGCAAGGCGCCGCCAGTGCGCGAGCGGGTGTTTGCAGTCAACGTGGTGACGGCGGACCTGCAGACGGTGGCGCCGGAGCTGACCGCCTTTGGCCGGGTTGAAAGCCGCCGGACGCTGGAACTGCGCACCGCCGCCGGCGGCCGTGTGGTGCAGCTGGCAGAGGATTTCGAGGAAGGCGGCGCGGTCCGCGCGGGCGAGGTGCTGGTGCAGATCGACCCGGCGGATGCGCAGGCGGCGCTGGACCGGGCCGAGGCCGACATGATGGATGCCCGCGCCGAGGAGCGCGATGCCGGCCGGGCGCTGGCTCTGGCGCAGGATGAATTGCAGGCCACGCAGGATCAGGCGCAGCTGCGCGAACGCGCCTTTCAGCGGCAGCTGGATCTGCAGCGGCGGGGCGTCGGCACCGCCGCCGCGGTGGAAACCGCGGAGCTGGCCGCGGTGCAGGCGCGCCAGGCGGTGATCTCGCTGCGCCAGGCCGTGAGCCAGGCGGAGGCGCGCACGGATCAGGCCGCCACCCGGGTGGCGCGGGCGCGGATCGCGCTGGACGAGGCACGCCGCGGCCTTGAGGACACCACCATCAGGGCCGGTTTCGACGGCACCTTGCAGGCGGTGAGCCTGGTGCAGGGGCGGCTGGTCTCGGCCAACGAAAAACTGGCGGATCTGGTCGATCCGGACCTGCTGGAAGTGGCGTTCCGGGTGTCGACCGCGCAATATGCCCGGCTGCTGGACGGCAACGGCCGCCTGCTGCGGGCACCGGTGCGGGTATTGCTGGACGCCGCCGGGGCCGGTCTCAGTGCAACCGGGCAGATTTCGCGCGCCAGCGGCGCGGCGGGCGATGGCCAGGCCGGGCGGCTGGTCTATGCGCGGCTGGAGGCGGCGCCGGGGTTCGAGCCCGGGGATTTTGTCACCGTCAAGGTGACCGAGCCTGAAGTGGCGGCTGTGGCCCGGGTGCCGGCCTCGGCGCTGGGGACGGATGGCGCGGTGCTGGTGCTGGACGCTGAGGACCGGCTGGAGACGCTGCCGGTCGAGCTGGTGCGCCGGCAGGACGATGAGGTGCTGATCCGCGGCAGCGGCCTGGAAGGGCGCGAAGTTGTCATCGGCCGCACGCCTCTTTTGGGCGCCGGCATCAAGGTCCGCCCGCTGCGCCAGGGGGCGGAGATGCAGGCGCTGCCGGAACTGATCGAGCTGAGCGATGAGCGCCGCGCCAGGCTGGTGGCCCTGGTCGAGGGCAACAGCCGGATGCCCTCGGAAATGAAGGCCAGGATGCTGCAGCAGCTGGCCGAGGCGAAGGTGCCCGCGCAATTGGTCACCCGGATCGAAACCCGGATGGGAGGCTGA
- the moaB gene encoding molybdenum cofactor biosynthesis protein B, with protein sequence MSRIDESMEFIPVRIAVLTVSDSRKLEDDRSGQVLVDRLRDAGHVLAGRKIIPDERAAIAAQLRAWVADPAVDAVISTGGTGLTGRDVTVEAHRDVYEKEIEAFGTVFTLVSMQKIGTSAVQSRATGGVAGGTYLFALPGSPGACKDGWDEILSKQLDYRHRPCNFVEIMPRLEEHLRRK encoded by the coding sequence ATGTCCCGGATTGACGAAAGCATGGAATTCATCCCGGTCCGCATTGCGGTGCTGACGGTCTCGGATAGCCGCAAGCTGGAGGATGACCGTTCCGGCCAGGTGCTGGTGGACCGGCTGCGGGACGCGGGCCATGTGCTGGCCGGCCGCAAGATCATCCCCGACGAGCGGGCAGCAATTGCCGCCCAGCTGCGCGCCTGGGTGGCGGATCCGGCGGTGGATGCGGTGATCTCGACCGGCGGCACCGGGCTGACGGGGCGCGACGTGACGGTGGAGGCGCACCGCGACGTCTATGAAAAGGAGATCGAGGCCTTCGGCACCGTCTTCACCCTGGTCTCTATGCAGAAGATCGGCACCAGCGCGGTGCAGTCGCGCGCCACCGGCGGTGTTGCGGGCGGCACCTATCTGTTTGCGCTGCCCGGCAGCCCCGGCGCCTGCAAGGACGGCTGGGATGAAATCCTGTCAAAACAGCTCGATTACCGCCACCGGCCCTGCAATTTCGTGGAAATCATGCCCCGATTGGAGGAACATCTGCGCCGGAAGTGA
- a CDS encoding LysE family translocator, translating into MIDAVSLLGFIPAALALNLTPGADMMFCLGQGLRAGRGAAVAASAGISAGSMVHVTLAGLGLGAAVSAMPGLFDVIRWAGVAYLLYLAWGALRGGLAAEELPGRCGANAFRSGLLVNLTNPKVILFVLAFVPQFVQPQAGPVLAQFLIFGMILAAGGFFINALAGIFAGQAGRRLAGSPVFARWLGRVSAGIFAGLAVRLAIMERA; encoded by the coding sequence ATGATCGATGCGGTGTCCTTGCTGGGCTTCATCCCGGCGGCGCTGGCGCTGAACCTGACCCCGGGAGCGGACATGATGTTCTGCCTTGGCCAGGGCTTGCGTGCCGGGCGCGGGGCGGCGGTGGCGGCCAGCGCCGGGATCTCGGCGGGCAGCATGGTGCATGTGACGCTGGCCGGGCTGGGGCTGGGCGCGGCGGTTTCTGCCATGCCGGGGCTGTTCGACGTGATCCGCTGGGCGGGCGTGGCCTATCTGCTGTACCTGGCCTGGGGCGCCCTGCGCGGCGGGCTGGCGGCGGAAGAGCTGCCCGGGCGGTGCGGCGCCAATGCCTTTCGCAGCGGGCTGCTGGTGAATCTGACAAACCCCAAGGTGATCCTGTTTGTGCTGGCCTTTGTGCCGCAGTTCGTGCAGCCGCAGGCCGGCCCGGTGCTGGCGCAGTTCCTGATTTTCGGGATGATCCTGGCGGCAGGCGGGTTTTTCATCAACGCGCTGGCGGGCATCTTTGCAGGCCAGGCCGGCCGGCGGCTGGCGGGCTCACCGGTGTTCGCGCGCTGGCTGGGCAGGGTTTCGGCCGGGATTTTTGCAGGGCTGGCCGTGCGGCTGGCGATTATGGAGAGGGCGTAG
- a CDS encoding metallophosphoesterase family protein, with translation MKILAFSDLHLSGRHAADIVAASAGADLVIGAGDFCNMRQGLDRVAAMLAGLQAPMVAVPGNGESADELRAAGFPETTVLHGGEMEFEGLRLFGLGYGVPETPFGSWSCDLSEMQAAAMLAACGHADILISHSPPRGLGDVTSGGLSVGSDAVRAAAERVQPQLLLCGHVHDCWGFRGNLGRTQVANLGPMVSWFEVEP, from the coding sequence ATGAAAATTCTCGCGTTTTCCGATCTGCATCTGTCGGGCCGCCATGCGGCGGATATCGTTGCCGCCAGCGCGGGGGCGGATCTGGTGATCGGTGCGGGCGATTTCTGCAACATGCGGCAGGGGCTGGACCGGGTGGCGGCGATGCTTGCGGGGCTGCAGGCGCCGATGGTGGCGGTGCCTGGCAATGGCGAAAGCGCCGATGAGCTGCGGGCCGCAGGGTTCCCGGAGACAACGGTGCTGCATGGCGGGGAAATGGAGTTCGAAGGCCTGCGCCTGTTCGGGCTGGGGTACGGGGTGCCGGAGACCCCGTTTGGCAGCTGGTCCTGTGATCTGAGCGAGATGCAGGCGGCGGCGATGCTGGCGGCTTGCGGCCATGCGGACATTCTGATCTCGCATTCACCGCCCAGAGGGCTGGGGGATGTGACCTCGGGCGGCCTCTCCGTGGGCTCCGACGCGGTCCGGGCCGCGGCAGAGCGGGTGCAGCCGCAGCTGCTGCTGTGCGGCCATGTGCATGACTGCTGGGGCTTCCGCGGCAATTTGGGCAGGACGCAGGTGGCCAACCTTGGCCCTATGGTGAGCTGGTTCGAGGTTGAGCCATGA
- a CDS encoding uracil-DNA glycosylase has translation MESALDYWSARALLEWQAELGATEALCDAPVDRYGLEQAVPRPKPGAAPAPPPKPKEADPADVAGKAARAAASLPALRDAMQGFSHCELKRGARNLVFSDGRPGARVMIIGEAPDRDEDLQGTPFAGRAGQLLDRMLEAIGLSRTESVYLTNVLPWRPPQNRDPLPAEIGMLTPFLARHVALAEPEILVLMGNISCQAVLGKRGITRLRGKWDQAWGKPVIPMFHPAYLLRQPQQKRLAWADLLELKARLAAVA, from the coding sequence ATGGAATCGGCATTGGATTACTGGAGCGCGCGGGCGCTGTTGGAGTGGCAGGCGGAGCTTGGCGCCACCGAGGCGCTGTGCGACGCGCCCGTCGACCGCTATGGGCTGGAACAGGCGGTGCCGCGGCCAAAGCCCGGTGCCGCGCCTGCGCCGCCGCCCAAGCCCAAGGAAGCGGACCCCGCCGATGTGGCCGGAAAGGCGGCCAGGGCGGCCGCGTCGCTGCCGGCTTTGCGCGACGCCATGCAGGGTTTCAGCCATTGCGAGCTGAAGCGCGGCGCCCGCAATCTGGTGTTCTCCGACGGCCGGCCCGGGGCGCGGGTGATGATCATCGGCGAAGCGCCGGACCGCGATGAAGACCTTCAGGGCACACCTTTTGCGGGCCGGGCCGGGCAGCTGCTGGACCGGATGCTGGAGGCGATCGGCCTGAGCCGCACCGAGAGCGTCTATCTCACCAACGTGCTGCCGTGGCGGCCGCCGCAGAACCGCGACCCGCTGCCTGCGGAAATCGGCATGCTGACGCCGTTCCTGGCGCGCCATGTGGCACTGGCGGAGCCGGAGATCCTGGTGCTGATGGGCAATATCAGCTGCCAGGCGGTGCTGGGCAAGCGCGGCATCACCCGGCTGCGCGGCAAGTGGGACCAGGCCTGGGGCAAGCCGGTCATTCCGATGTTCCACCCCGCCTATCTGCTGCGCCAGCCGCAGCAGAAGCGGCTGGCCTGGGCCGACCTGCTGGAGCTGAAAGCGCGGCTGGCCGCGGTGGCCTGA
- a CDS encoding aspartate carbamoyltransferase catalytic subunit, which produces MSFEHRHLLGIEPLNPHEITAILDLADGYVALNRRAEKHSDVLAGLTQINMFFENSTRTQASFELAGKRLGADVMNMAMQASSIKKGETLIDTAMTLNAMHPDLLVVRHPHSGAVDLLAQKVNCAVLNAGDGKHEHPTQALLDALTIRRSKGRLHRLNIAICGDIAHSRVARSNLILLGKMENRIRLIGPPTLVPQQFAGFGAEIYDDMREGLKDVDVVMMLRLQKERMDGGFIPSEREYYHRYGLDADKLALAKPDAIVMHPGPMNRGVEIDGTLADDINRSVIQEQVEMGVAVRMAAMDLLARNLRADRQAKAG; this is translated from the coding sequence ATGTCCTTCGAACACCGCCACCTGCTTGGCATCGAGCCGCTGAATCCGCATGAGATCACCGCGATCCTCGATCTGGCCGACGGCTACGTGGCGCTGAACCGCCGCGCCGAAAAGCATTCCGACGTGCTGGCGGGTCTCACCCAGATCAACATGTTCTTTGAAAACTCCACCCGCACCCAGGCCTCGTTCGAGCTGGCGGGCAAGCGGCTGGGCGCGGATGTGATGAACATGGCGATGCAGGCGTCGTCGATCAAAAAGGGCGAAACCCTGATCGACACCGCGATGACGCTGAACGCGATGCACCCGGATCTGCTGGTGGTGCGGCATCCGCATTCCGGCGCGGTGGACCTCTTGGCGCAGAAGGTGAACTGTGCGGTGCTGAACGCAGGCGACGGCAAGCATGAGCACCCGACCCAGGCGCTGCTGGACGCGCTCACCATCCGCCGCTCCAAGGGCCGGCTGCACCGGCTCAACATCGCGATCTGCGGCGACATCGCACACAGCCGCGTGGCGCGCTCCAACCTGATCCTGCTTGGCAAGATGGAAAACCGCATCCGCCTGATCGGCCCGCCGACGCTGGTGCCGCAGCAGTTCGCCGGGTTCGGCGCCGAGATCTATGACGACATGCGCGAGGGCCTGAAGGACGTCGACGTCGTCATGATGCTGCGGCTGCAGAAAGAGCGCATGGACGGCGGCTTCATCCCCTCGGAGCGCGAGTATTACCACCGCTACGGCCTTGATGCTGACAAGCTGGCGCTGGCCAAGCCCGACGCCATTGTCATGCACCCCGGCCCGATGAACCGCGGGGTGGAGATCGATGGCACCCTGGCCGACGATATCAACCGCTCGGTGATCCAGGAGCAGGTCGAAATGGGTGTTGCGGTGCGGATGGCGGCGATGGACCTCCTGGCCCGCAACCTGCGCGCCGATCGTCAGGCCAAGGCGGGCTGA
- the pyrC gene encoding dihydroorotase, with amino-acid sequence MSTLFTNARLIDPEGGSESPGMVLVQNGRIAAVEKNATDADHLLHARNIRPEDVTLVDCGGKCLAPGIVDIGVKVCEPGERHKESYKSAGLAAAAGGVTTIVTRPDTTPAIDSPETLEFVTRRAQAATPVNVLPMAALTKGREGREMTEIGFLMDAGAVAFSDCDHVVQNTKVFQRALSYARSCGALVIAHPQEPGLSKGAAATSGKFAALYGLPAVSPMAERMGLDRDIALLEMTGARYHADQITTARALPALERAKKNGLDITAGTSIHHLTLNELDVAGYRSFFKVKPPLRSEDDRLAVVEAVRTGLIDIISSMHTPQDEESKRLPFEEAAAGAVALETLLPAALRLYHAELLDLPTLFRAMSLNPAKRLGLKSGRIAAGAPADLVLFDPDVPFVLDRFKLRSKSQNTPYDTQRMQGRVEATYVAGEPVYRRG; translated from the coding sequence ATGAGCACTCTCTTCACCAACGCCCGCCTGATCGACCCGGAGGGCGGCAGCGAGTCACCGGGCATGGTTCTGGTCCAAAACGGACGGATCGCGGCGGTTGAAAAGAACGCCACCGATGCTGACCATTTGCTGCACGCGCGAAACATCCGGCCGGAAGATGTGACCCTTGTCGACTGCGGCGGCAAATGCCTGGCGCCGGGGATCGTCGACATCGGCGTCAAGGTCTGCGAGCCGGGCGAGCGGCACAAGGAAAGCTACAAGTCCGCAGGGCTGGCGGCGGCGGCCGGCGGCGTCACCACCATCGTCACCCGTCCCGATACCACGCCTGCGATCGACAGCCCGGAAACACTGGAATTCGTCACCCGCCGGGCCCAGGCCGCAACGCCGGTGAACGTGCTGCCGATGGCGGCGCTGACCAAGGGGCGCGAGGGGCGCGAGATGACCGAGATCGGCTTCCTGATGGATGCCGGCGCAGTGGCCTTTTCCGATTGCGACCACGTGGTGCAGAACACCAAGGTGTTCCAGCGCGCGCTGAGTTACGCCCGGTCCTGCGGCGCATTGGTCATTGCCCACCCGCAGGAGCCGGGCCTGAGCAAGGGGGCCGCGGCCACCAGCGGCAAATTCGCCGCGCTTTACGGCTTGCCTGCCGTGTCGCCAATGGCCGAGCGGATGGGACTGGACCGCGACATCGCGCTGCTGGAAATGACCGGCGCCAGGTATCACGCGGACCAGATCACCACCGCCCGCGCCCTGCCCGCGCTGGAACGCGCCAAGAAGAACGGGCTGGACATCACCGCCGGCACCTCGATCCACCATCTGACGCTGAACGAGCTGGACGTGGCCGGCTACCGCAGCTTCTTCAAAGTGAAGCCGCCGCTGCGCTCCGAGGATGACCGGCTGGCGGTGGTCGAAGCGGTGCGCACGGGGCTGATCGACATCATCAGCTCCATGCACACGCCGCAGGACGAGGAAAGCAAGCGCCTGCCGTTTGAGGAAGCCGCGGCCGGCGCTGTGGCGCTGGAAACGCTGCTGCCCGCGGCGCTGCGGCTGTACCATGCCGAACTCCTGGACCTGCCCACCCTGTTCCGCGCCATGTCGCTGAACCCGGCCAAGCGGCTGGGCCTGAAGAGCGGCCGCATTGCGGCAGGCGCGCCTGCGGACCTGGTGCTGTTCGACCCGGACGTGCCCTTTGTGCTCGACCGGTTCAAGCTGCGTTCGAAGTCTCAGAACACGCCTTATGACACCCAGCGGATGCAGGGCCGGGTCGAGGCAACTTACGTGGCGGGCGAACCCGTCTACCGGAGGGGCTGA
- the plsY gene encoding glycerol-3-phosphate 1-O-acyltransferase PlsY, which yields MPVFESSAAVLILWALTGYGLGSVPFGLVVTKAFGLGNLRQIGSGNIGTTNVLRTGSKSAAALTLLLDGGKGAAAVLLARSLAGEDAAQAAGLMAFLGHCFPVWLGFKGGKGVATFLGLMLALAWPVGIACCLTWLAAAAASRISSMGALVSAVSAPLWAFVLGYQPAIALSVLLAAIVLVRHSANIARLRAGTEPRIGQK from the coding sequence ATGCCAGTTTTCGAAAGCTCTGCTGCGGTTCTGATCCTCTGGGCGTTGACCGGCTATGGTCTCGGCTCGGTGCCCTTCGGCCTGGTGGTCACCAAGGCATTCGGGCTCGGCAACCTGCGCCAGATCGGATCGGGCAATATCGGCACCACCAACGTGTTGCGCACCGGCAGCAAATCCGCCGCGGCACTGACGCTCCTGCTGGATGGCGGCAAGGGCGCTGCGGCGGTGCTGCTGGCCCGCTCCCTGGCCGGCGAAGATGCGGCGCAGGCGGCAGGGCTGATGGCTTTCCTCGGCCATTGCTTTCCGGTCTGGCTGGGGTTCAAGGGCGGCAAGGGCGTGGCCACATTCCTCGGCCTGATGCTGGCGCTGGCCTGGCCGGTGGGCATTGCCTGCTGCCTGACCTGGCTGGCAGCGGCGGCGGCCAGCCGGATTTCTTCGATGGGGGCGCTGGTCTCGGCGGTGTCGGCGCCGCTATGGGCCTTTGTGCTGGGCTATCAGCCGGCGATTGCCCTGTCAGTGCTGCTGGCGGCAATTGTCCTTGTCCGCCACTCGGCCAATATCGCCCGGCTGCGGGCGGGCACCGAGCCGAGGATCGGGCAGAAGTGA
- the lfb1 gene encoding LIC10280 family protein, with product MTRPFPTRRALFCGLAAVLMAAAVPAAAQSISGSYRAEGRNPDGSSYSGTVQIRDSGGAVEMHWQVGAQAYAGSGTRNGDVVWVNWGDTYPVVYVRMPSGELHGTWSNGRALERLIP from the coding sequence ATGACACGCCCATTCCCCACCCGCCGCGCGCTGTTCTGCGGGCTGGCCGCGGTCTTGATGGCGGCGGCAGTGCCGGCCGCCGCCCAAAGCATCAGCGGCAGCTACCGCGCCGAGGGCCGCAACCCTGACGGCAGCAGCTATTCCGGCACCGTGCAGATCCGCGACAGCGGCGGCGCGGTCGAGATGCATTGGCAGGTCGGCGCCCAGGCCTATGCCGGCAGCGGCACCCGCAATGGCGATGTGGTCTGGGTGAACTGGGGCGACACCTATCCGGTGGTCTATGTGCGCATGCCCAGCGGCGAGCTGCACGGCACCTGGTCCAATGGCCGGGCGCTGGAGCGTCTTATTCCATAA